A region from the Candidatus Cloacimonadota bacterium genome encodes:
- the lpxK gene encoding tetraacyldisaccharide 4'-kinase translates to MKLKGIPVIAGKNRKLSIMILEQKFPDLDYIILDDSFQHLKVKHDLDFVIFNEIGGIGNGFVLPAGILRESMSVLKFADYIVFNGEGKIPEKLQKYNKIALKGNYQIKKFYDLNKNEIAIEKLKNQKVALLSGIGQPKSFEKTVLDSGLKFEEHFRFPDHFNYKDYGIIRDLKNKVENNKIDYLLTTEKDFMKLQFMENLELPLVVVAVEFCLATNFKLLEIPIG, encoded by the coding sequence ATGAAATTAAAAGGAATTCCGGTTATTGCCGGCAAAAACCGCAAATTATCGATTATGATTTTAGAACAAAAATTTCCTGACCTGGATTATATAATTTTAGATGATTCTTTCCAGCATCTTAAAGTCAAACATGATCTTGATTTTGTCATTTTTAATGAAATTGGAGGGATTGGCAATGGTTTTGTTCTTCCAGCAGGAATTTTGCGGGAATCGATGTCTGTTTTGAAATTCGCTGATTATATTGTGTTTAACGGAGAAGGAAAAATTCCCGAAAAACTGCAAAAATATAATAAAATAGCCTTAAAAGGAAATTATCAAATCAAGAAATTCTATGATCTGAATAAAAACGAAATCGCTATCGAAAAACTGAAAAATCAAAAAGTTGCTTTGCTTTCCGGGATTGGGCAACCGAAGTCTTTTGAAAAAACAGTTTTAGATTCAGGATTGAAATTCGAAGAACATTTTCGTTTTCCTGATCATTTTAATTATAAGGATTACGGAATCATTAGAGATTTAAAGAACAAAGTTGAAAACAATAAAATTGATTATTTACTCACAACAGAAAAAGATTTTATGAAATTACAATTTATGGAAAATCTGGAATTACCGCTCGTTGTAGTTGCAGTTGAATTTTGTTTAGCTACCAATTTTAAATTATTAGAAATTCCTATAGGATAA